In the genome of Streptomyces sp. V2I9, one region contains:
- a CDS encoding ABC transporter ATP-binding protein: MCAVRDLVKTYPATRGRRGAPPTPEVRATDGIGLDIGRGEIFGLLGPNGAGKSTLVRQLTGLMRPDSGSVEVLGHDLVRHPERASRLIGYLGQESTALDELTVALAAETTGRLRGLPVREARAERDAVLEELGLTALAGRPLKRLSGGQRRLACFAATLVGDRPVLVLDEPTTGMDPVARRAVWAAVDRRRAERGATVLLVTHNVIEAETVLDRVAVLERGRVIACDTPAGLKERVAGEVRVELVWRERAPLDVPEVAALRPSAQESGRRWVLRLGPDEARAAVAAVTGGAAFAALDDFTLATPSLEDVYLALGGDAADATKGLVKA; encoded by the coding sequence GTGTGCGCGGTGCGCGATCTGGTCAAGACCTATCCCGCGACGCGGGGCCGCCGCGGCGCCCCGCCGACGCCCGAGGTCCGCGCCACGGACGGCATCGGCCTGGACATCGGGCGCGGCGAGATCTTCGGACTGCTCGGCCCCAACGGCGCCGGCAAGTCCACCCTGGTCCGCCAGCTCACCGGTCTGATGCGCCCGGACTCCGGCAGCGTCGAGGTGCTGGGCCACGACCTCGTACGCCACCCCGAGCGGGCCTCCCGGCTGATCGGCTACCTCGGGCAGGAGTCCACCGCCCTCGACGAGCTGACCGTCGCGCTCGCCGCCGAGACCACCGGCCGGCTGCGTGGCCTCCCCGTCCGCGAGGCCCGCGCCGAGCGCGACGCGGTCCTGGAGGAGCTGGGCCTCACCGCGCTCGCCGGGCGGCCCCTGAAGAGGCTCTCCGGCGGCCAGCGCCGCCTCGCCTGCTTCGCCGCCACCCTGGTCGGGGACCGGCCCGTCCTGGTCCTCGACGAACCGACCACCGGCATGGACCCGGTCGCCCGCCGCGCCGTCTGGGCCGCCGTGGACCGCCGCCGGGCGGAGCGCGGGGCCACCGTGCTGCTGGTCACCCACAACGTCATCGAGGCCGAGACGGTCCTCGACCGGGTCGCCGTCCTCGAACGCGGCCGGGTCATCGCCTGCGACACCCCCGCCGGACTCAAGGAGCGGGTCGCCGGGGAGGTCCGCGTCGAGCTGGTGTGGCGCGAACGCGCCCCGCTGGACGTCCCCGAGGTCGCGGCGCTCCGGCCGTCCGCCCAGGAGTCCGGGCGGCGCTGGGTGCTCCGGCTCGGCCCCGACGAGGCGCGGGCCGCGGTCGCCGCGGTGACGGGCGGTGCGGCCTTCGCCGCGCTCGACGATTTCACCCTGGCCACGCCCAGCCTGGAAGATGTCTACCTCGCGCTCGGCGGAGACGCGGCCGACGCGACCAAGGGGCTGGTGAAGGCGTGA
- the dnaE gene encoding DNA polymerase III subunit alpha, translated as MTKPPFTHLHVHTQYSLLDGAARLKDMFEAANEMGMTHIAMTDHGNLHGAYDFFHSAKKADVTPIIGIEAYVAPESRKQKRKVQWGQPHQKRDDVSGSGGYTHKTIWASNKTGLHNLFRLSSDAYAEGWLQKWPRMDKETISQWSEGLIASTGCPSGEVQTRLRLGQFDEAVQAASDYKDIFGEGKYFLELMDHGIEIERRVRDGLLEIGKKLNIPPLVTNDSHYTYAHEATAHDALLCIQTGKNLSDPDRFRFDGTGYYLKTTDEMYAVDSSDAWQEGCANTLLVAQQIDTTGMFEAKNLMPKFEIPEGFTEITWFQEEVRAGMARRFPNGVPDDRQKQVEYEMDIIIQMGFPGYFLVVADFIMWAKNNGIAVGPGRGSAAGSIVAYAMGITDLDPIEHGLIFERFLNPERVSMPDVDIDFDERRRVEVIRYVTEKYGADKVAMIGTYGKIKAKNAIKDSARVLGYPYAMGDRLTKAMPADVLGKGIDLNGITDPKHPRYSEAGEIRAMYENEPDVKKVIDTAKGVEGLVRQMGVHAAGVIMSSEPIVDHAPVWVRHTDGVTITQWDYPQCESLGLLKMDFLGLRNLTIMDDAIKMVKSNKGIDLEMLSLPLDDPKTYELLCRGDTLGVFQFDGGPMRSLLRQMQPDNFEDISAVSALYRPGPMGMNSHTNYAERKNGRQEITPIHPELEEPLKEVLGLTYGLIVYQEQVQKAAQIVAGYSLGEADILRRVMGKKKPEELAKNFVLFEKGAKEKGFSDAAIKALWDVLVPFAGYAFNKAHSSAYGLVTYWTAYLKANYPAEYMAALLTSVKDDKDKSAVYLNECRRMGIKVLPPNVNESLSNFAAQGDDVILFGLTAIRNVGQNVVDSIIRSRKAKGKYSSFPDFLDKVEAVVCNKRTVESLIKAGAFDEMGHTRKGLVAHHEPMIDNVVQVKRKEAEGQFDLFGGGEEESGEPGFGLDVEFSDIEWEKAYLLAQEREMLGLYVSDHPLFGLEHVLSDKADASISQLMGGDYSDGSVVTVGGIISGLQRKMTKQGNAWAIATVEDLAGSIECMFFPATYQLVSTQLVEDTVVFVKGRLDKREDVPRLVAMEMQVPDISNAGTNAPVVLTIPTVKITPPMVTRLGEVLSHHRGDTEVRIKLQGPRKTTVLRLDRHRVKADSALFGDLKVLLGPSCLAG; from the coding sequence GTGACCAAGCCGCCCTTCACGCACCTGCACGTTCACACCCAGTACTCGCTGCTGGACGGTGCGGCGCGGCTCAAGGACATGTTCGAGGCGGCCAACGAGATGGGCATGACGCACATCGCGATGACCGACCACGGCAACCTGCACGGGGCGTACGACTTCTTCCACTCGGCGAAGAAGGCGGACGTCACGCCGATCATCGGGATCGAGGCGTACGTCGCCCCGGAGTCGCGCAAACAAAAGCGCAAGGTGCAGTGGGGGCAGCCGCACCAGAAGCGCGACGACGTGTCCGGATCCGGTGGGTACACCCACAAGACGATCTGGGCGTCCAACAAGACCGGGCTGCACAACCTCTTCCGGCTCTCCTCCGACGCGTACGCCGAGGGCTGGCTCCAGAAGTGGCCCCGGATGGACAAGGAGACCATCTCCCAGTGGTCCGAGGGGCTCATCGCCTCCACCGGCTGCCCCTCGGGCGAGGTGCAGACCCGGCTGCGGCTCGGCCAGTTCGACGAGGCGGTCCAGGCGGCATCGGACTACAAGGACATCTTCGGCGAGGGCAAGTACTTCCTGGAGCTGATGGACCACGGCATCGAGATCGAGCGCCGGGTCCGCGACGGGCTGCTGGAGATCGGCAAGAAGCTGAACATCCCGCCGCTCGTGACGAACGACTCCCACTACACGTACGCCCACGAGGCCACCGCCCACGACGCCCTGCTCTGCATCCAGACCGGCAAGAACCTCTCGGACCCGGACCGCTTCCGCTTCGACGGCACCGGCTACTACCTGAAGACGACGGACGAGATGTACGCCGTCGACTCCTCCGACGCCTGGCAGGAGGGGTGTGCCAACACTCTCCTGGTCGCCCAGCAGATCGACACCACCGGCATGTTCGAGGCGAAGAACCTCATGCCGAAGTTCGAGATCCCCGAGGGCTTCACGGAGATCACCTGGTTCCAGGAGGAGGTCCGGGCCGGCATGGCCCGCCGCTTCCCCAACGGGGTCCCCGACGACCGGCAGAAGCAGGTCGAGTACGAGATGGACATCATCATCCAGATGGGGTTCCCGGGGTACTTCCTCGTCGTCGCCGACTTCATCATGTGGGCCAAGAACAACGGCATCGCGGTGGGCCCCGGCCGTGGTTCGGCGGCCGGTTCGATCGTGGCGTACGCCATGGGCATCACCGACCTCGACCCGATCGAGCACGGGCTGATCTTCGAGCGGTTCCTCAACCCCGAGCGCGTCTCCATGCCCGACGTCGACATCGACTTCGACGAGCGCCGGCGCGTCGAGGTGATCCGGTACGTGACCGAGAAGTACGGCGCCGACAAGGTCGCCATGATCGGCACGTACGGCAAGATCAAGGCGAAGAACGCCATCAAGGACTCCGCCCGTGTCCTGGGCTACCCGTACGCGATGGGCGACCGCCTCACCAAGGCCATGCCCGCCGACGTCCTCGGCAAGGGCATCGACCTCAACGGCATCACCGACCCCAAGCACCCGCGCTACAGCGAGGCGGGCGAGATCCGGGCGATGTACGAGAACGAACCGGACGTCAAGAAGGTCATCGACACCGCCAAGGGCGTCGAGGGCCTGGTCCGGCAGATGGGCGTGCACGCCGCCGGCGTCATCATGTCCAGCGAGCCGATCGTCGACCACGCCCCCGTCTGGGTCCGGCACACCGACGGCGTCACCATCACGCAGTGGGACTACCCGCAGTGCGAGTCGCTCGGCCTGCTGAAGATGGACTTCCTCGGCCTGCGCAACCTGACGATCATGGACGACGCCATCAAGATGGTGAAGTCCAACAAGGGCATCGACCTGGAGATGCTCTCCCTGCCGCTGGACGACCCCAAGACGTACGAACTGCTCTGCCGCGGCGACACGCTCGGCGTCTTCCAGTTCGACGGCGGGCCCATGCGCTCCCTGCTGCGCCAGATGCAGCCCGACAACTTCGAGGACATCTCCGCCGTCTCGGCCCTCTACCGGCCGGGCCCGATGGGCATGAACTCGCACACGAACTACGCGGAGCGCAAGAACGGCCGCCAGGAGATCACCCCGATCCACCCGGAGCTGGAGGAGCCGCTCAAGGAGGTCCTCGGCCTCACCTACGGCCTGATCGTCTACCAGGAGCAGGTCCAGAAGGCCGCCCAGATCGTCGCCGGGTACTCGCTCGGCGAGGCCGACATCCTGCGCCGCGTGATGGGCAAGAAGAAGCCCGAGGAGCTGGCGAAGAACTTCGTCCTCTTCGAGAAGGGCGCCAAGGAGAAGGGCTTCTCCGACGCGGCGATCAAGGCGCTGTGGGACGTCCTGGTGCCGTTCGCCGGGTACGCGTTCAACAAGGCGCACTCGTCCGCGTACGGGCTGGTCACCTACTGGACCGCCTACCTCAAGGCGAACTACCCCGCCGAGTACATGGCCGCCCTGCTGACCTCGGTCAAGGACGACAAGGACAAGTCCGCGGTCTACCTCAACGAGTGCCGCCGTATGGGCATCAAGGTGCTCCCGCCCAACGTCAACGAGTCGCTGTCCAACTTCGCCGCCCAGGGCGACGACGTGATCCTCTTCGGCCTGACCGCGATCCGCAACGTGGGCCAGAACGTCGTCGACTCGATCATCCGGTCCCGCAAGGCGAAGGGGAAGTACAGCTCCTTCCCCGACTTCCTGGACAAGGTCGAGGCGGTCGTCTGCAACAAGCGCACCGTCGAATCGCTCATCAAGGCCGGCGCCTTCGACGAGATGGGCCACACCCGCAAGGGGCTGGTCGCCCACCACGAGCCGATGATCGACAACGTCGTGCAGGTCAAGCGCAAGGAGGCCGAGGGGCAGTTCGACCTCTTCGGCGGCGGCGAGGAGGAGAGCGGCGAGCCGGGCTTCGGGCTCGACGTGGAGTTCTCCGACATCGAGTGGGAGAAGGCCTACCTGCTCGCCCAGGAGCGGGAGATGCTCGGCCTGTACGTCTCCGACCACCCGCTGTTCGGTCTGGAGCACGTGCTGTCCGACAAGGCCGACGCCTCGATCTCCCAGCTCATGGGCGGGGACTACTCGGACGGCTCCGTCGTCACCGTCGGCGGCATCATCTCCGGCCTCCAGCGCAAGATGACCAAGCAGGGCAACGCCTGGGCCATCGCCACCGTGGAGGACCTGGCGGGCTCCATCGAGTGCATGTTCTTCCCCGCCACCTACCAGCTGGTCTCCACCCAGCTCGTCGAGGACACCGTCGTCTTCGTCAAGGGACGCCTCGACAAGCGTGAGGATGTGCCCCGGTTGGTGGCCATGGAGATGCAGGTCCCCGACATCTCCAACGCGGGGACCAACGCGCCCGTCGTCCTCACCATCCCCACGGTGAAGATCACCCCGCCGATGGTCACCCGGCTCGGCGAGGTGCTCAGCCACCACCGGGGCGACACCGAGGTGCGCATCAAGCTCCAGGGCCCCCGCAAGACCACGGTCCTGAGGCTCGACCGGCACCGGGTCAAGGCCGACTCGGCCCTCTTCGGCGACCTGAAGGTGCTGCTCGGCCCGTCCTGCCTGGCCGGCTGA
- a CDS encoding NYN domain-containing protein, which produces MERVDRCVVLVDAGYLLGAAASLLAGEPARSRITVDHTALIQGLRERAEADTQQPLLRIYWFDGAPDRVPQPEHRRLRVMPRVTVRLGALTRSDGRWAQKGVDAAMHAELTELARNRACSDIVLVTGDGDLLPGLMSAKEHGVAVHLWAVQAADGDYNQSEDLVAEADERRVLDRAWITKAVRAKDTGGACAPQPVTRPEIAAILSAPLPEAALAASAERASEAARAASGGGGAPVPAETTPAAASAAPEVPAPTGHRGVPTPKDLAALRAHAAHPDRPQPTQPANATLRWSSDKGWVERGGLGEPPETASLPTLAQVTSAEQRWADREEDITTVGGDPFEVGQVFARRWMERLPETVHLQKLSTMYPRIPHRIDGELLRYAARFGLLAHKDDQIDEHDRYAIRAGFWREIDVRAAAEHVPAGE; this is translated from the coding sequence GTGGAACGCGTGGACCGTTGCGTCGTCCTGGTGGACGCCGGCTACTTGCTGGGCGCAGCCGCGAGTCTGCTGGCCGGAGAGCCCGCCCGTTCCCGCATCACCGTGGACCACACCGCCCTCATCCAGGGACTGCGCGAGCGCGCCGAGGCCGACACCCAACAGCCGCTGCTGCGCATCTACTGGTTCGACGGGGCCCCCGACCGGGTGCCCCAGCCCGAACACCGCCGGCTCCGCGTGATGCCCCGCGTGACCGTACGGCTGGGGGCCCTGACCCGCAGCGACGGGCGCTGGGCGCAGAAGGGCGTCGACGCCGCCATGCACGCCGAGCTGACCGAACTGGCCCGCAACCGGGCCTGCTCCGACATCGTCCTGGTGACCGGCGACGGCGATCTGCTGCCCGGACTGATGTCCGCCAAGGAGCACGGGGTCGCCGTCCACCTCTGGGCGGTCCAGGCGGCCGACGGCGACTACAACCAGTCCGAGGACCTGGTCGCCGAGGCGGACGAACGCCGGGTGCTCGACCGGGCCTGGATCACCAAGGCCGTACGCGCCAAGGACACCGGCGGCGCCTGCGCCCCGCAGCCCGTCACCCGGCCCGAGATCGCCGCGATCCTCTCCGCCCCGCTCCCCGAGGCGGCGCTCGCCGCCTCCGCCGAACGCGCCTCCGAGGCGGCCCGTGCCGCCTCGGGCGGGGGCGGCGCCCCGGTCCCGGCCGAGACCACGCCCGCCGCCGCGTCGGCCGCTCCCGAAGTGCCTGCCCCCACCGGCCACCGGGGCGTCCCCACCCCCAAGGATCTGGCCGCGCTGCGCGCCCATGCCGCCCACCCGGACCGCCCGCAGCCGACCCAGCCCGCCAACGCCACCCTGCGCTGGTCCTCCGACAAGGGGTGGGTGGAGCGCGGCGGCCTCGGCGAACCCCCGGAGACCGCCTCCCTGCCGACGCTCGCCCAGGTCACCAGCGCCGAACAGCGCTGGGCGGACCGGGAGGAGGACATCACCACCGTCGGCGGCGACCCCTTCGAGGTGGGCCAGGTCTTCGCCCGCCGCTGGATGGAACGCCTCCCGGAGACCGTCCACCTCCAGAAGCTCTCCACCATGTACCCGCGCATCCCGCACCGGATCGACGGCGAACTCCTGCGGTACGCGGCCCGCTTCGGGCTCCTCGCCCACAAGGACGACCAGATCGACGAGCACGACCGGTACGCGATCCGGGCCGGTTTCTGGCGGGAGATCGACGTGCGGGCCGCCGCCGAGCACGTACCGGCGGGGGAGTAG